The DNA window GAGGGACATATGGTGTTGGTCTTGCTTCTATTTCACGTGGGGATGAGGCGGTCACGTTACCTGTTGGTGAAATCATCAGCCGACCATTTGGTCCGTGCCTTCTCTTCCATTCTCTCTCGCGCACAACACGCAGCTCACCGCTATCGGTCATCATCAGCGTGTGCGGCAAAGCCGGCAGAACAGCAGCGCAGTGAAGCTTGCATGCCTATCTAGTAGTTTACATTGTTCCTCATGAAGAATAAGTGGCGTCACACATGAACTATTAGTTTGGTATTGAAAAATTACATCTTATGCTCATGCTGTATTTTAAATTATTCATCTATGTTTTAATTAACGAGAATGTATTTAAACTACTATGTTTTTCATGAATCTGCCACTGAAGGTGTTAATTGTTCAGTGAGTTAGGGCAGTGGTAGTGTTGCTGCCTAGCAAACCAGCCTTCTTCTTGAACTCCTTCCACTCGTTGAAGACTTCCGTGAGCTTCTCCAGCTTGGACTTGAGCCCCACGAGGCAGTTAGCATGCACCGTGCACACCTTGTTAAAATCTTTTCTGAGCTGGCAGAACCCGGTGAGGTACGCCGTTTCGACGAACTGCACCCGTATGCCGTGCTTCGCCGGCAGCGTGTCCTTCACCCTCTGGAACACGAACTGCTCGTGCGTGCGCGGATAGGACAGCCGCGCCTCGTACCAGCTCTCGTAGAACGCCACCATCCTGGCGCTCGCCTTGATGTACATGAACCCGGAGTTGGCCCACTTGTCGAGGTCGTAGGGGTTACCGTAGTACCTGTCGCACGACATGGCCAGGTCCACGCCGATGGGGATGCGCAGCAGCGGGTTCCGCAGCCAGATGATGTCCATGTCGGTGAAGACGAAGCTGTAGCCGAGCTGGAGGACCCGGGCCTGGGACAGGAACTTGCGCCACACGATCTCGAGGTAACCCTTGGCCATGTACGACTGCTGCGCCACGTAGTCGACGCCGCCGGGTTCCAGTTGCAGGTGGTAGCAGAGCGGGTGCACGCGCTGGCACTGCTCGTATGCCTTGGCGCCGTCGGCGATGATGACCAGGTGCTTCAGCAGGGGCTCCGTGCCCACGCCCTGGCGGAAGCTCTCGAGGAGGAGGTCCAGGAGCGACCCCGGCGCCGTCCATGCTTGGCTCGCGAAGGTTAGTATGACGGTCTTGTCAAGGTCGTCCATGGACGCTCGCCGCAGCAGCTCCAGGAGCTTCTCATCACCTGGAGCTGGAGCAGAGGTCTGTTTattaagagaaaaataaaagaaggtAATTGATTAAACCTATGAAGGTAATGAATCCAGTGTAGATGATCGACCGATTGGAGATGAACGTAACACAGGATCGGAATAAATTTTGGAGACAAATGTGCACATACCATGGCAGGTTTTTTGGTGCTGGGATCAGCGTGTGTTCTGTTAGTACTCCTACCCAAGATGAGCTCTTGCTCTGCCGGCAAGACGCTGCGGGGGCACGGAACATGCAGCAGGAGCAGGCCGAAGCAGGCCGCGGCGGTAGCTACCCCGCACAAGAAAGTCAAGAAACCCCTAGTGGTGTTCATCttcatctcttttttttgaaCGTAAGTGTTCGTCTTCATCTCGAAGACAAGACCAATCGAGCTTGGCTACACGCGCTAGCTGCGTAGTGAGTGAAATAGTGGCATGCATGCTAGCATAGCGGCACACTCGCTCATCTTATGGCCGTTGCTCACGCCAAGATTCCAGATGAAAAATTCTGAATCGGTGCTTTGAAAAATAAGTTCCGCAGGACGATGACTTTAGTTAGAGAAACCTAGAGAGTCAGCAAGCACAAGCCCCGTCGTGGCAGGCGACCTCGGTGCTCTGAAGAAGCAATTCAGGCAGCGCTTCAGAGTTAGATGGCGCTTGCCGGTCGGTACTCTCCTTGTGTCCTTGTTCCATTTTCACCCGTGCATCAGTCAGTACTACAAAAAAACTTTTTTATATGTACTAATTGGTGGTGTAAGAGTGTTGTctgaaatcatcttaaaattcaggcacctgaaatataggaGAAATGCTTAATTATTATTGCATGCTCTTCCCCCAAAAAGTATTAGTGTATGCAATCTGGATCTCAAATTATAACGCATGCCAAGTTGATGCGAGAGGACCCTCTATACATGCATCATGCATGGTCCTCTTACCAACAATATGACCTTGATTAATGCCTTTTTCCACATCACAAGCTACCcatctcggtcaaatgaactgacgcGAATTGAACGGCATCATGTTGTGCATTAATACTTCTTTTTAGATAATGTGTTGCACATTAATACTACCTCTATCCGAGAAACAATATAATTTAGGTGCGTTTCTTATTAGTGTGTCTCTAAAGTTTGCTATATTTTAACATGGTACTTTGTTAGAATTATATATATACCGAGGGATCGGAGTATGATGTTATCTGCGTAGAGAGAAACAAAGGAGTAAGTTGCCTTGTCTTTTTCCTAAACGGGTGTGAAATACACTTCACGCCACCATGTTATACACTGCTGTATAGTAAAAAGCTTGAATCCGACTAGTCGTCTTTATGCTTATAAGGAGAGCTAACAAGCTGACTAACTTTAATTATGAAttctttttggaaaaaaaaatcttAAGCTTTCTTTCAAAACACGATACAGACGCATTAGGGGCTCATATGTGTAGACGTACGTACACTCGACGCTCCTGTAAACACGCGCGCACTGTACTAGAGCCTCGTTCTAAGGTACTATAAACCATTCATTAGTCTTTGAGACTGACCAAGCAAAATGGTAAGCTATTTTGACATGACATGCATGTCACGTACTTCCTCCTGTCCCTTTTTAAATGTCATCTAGGCTTTGGTGCTGATCAAACTTTCTTAAttttaacatttatatctctaaataagtgtaTTATAAAAATTTATCTAAAAATTAATCTAATAGTACTTactatgtattataaatattagtaaTCTCTTGTGTATATTTGGTTAAGTTGGGTACTTTTGACTCATGGATAT is part of the Miscanthus floridulus cultivar M001 chromosome 9, ASM1932011v1, whole genome shotgun sequence genome and encodes:
- the LOC136482007 gene encoding uncharacterized protein At4g15970-like translates to MKMNTTRGFLTFLCGVATAAACFGLLLLHVPCPRSVLPAEQELILGRSTNRTHADPSTKKPAMTSAPAPGDEKLLELLRRASMDDLDKTVILTFASQAWTAPGSLLDLLLESFRQGVGTEPLLKHLVIIADGAKAYEQCQRVHPLCYHLQLEPGGVDYVAQQSYMAKGYLEIVWRKFLSQARVLQLGYSFVFTDMDIIWLRNPLLRIPIGVDLAMSCDRYYGNPYDLDKWANSGFMYIKASARMVAFYESWYEARLSYPRTHEQFVFQRVKDTLPAKHGIRVQFVETAYLTGFCQLRKDFNKVCTVHANCLVGLKSKLEKLTEVFNEWKEFKKKAGLLGSNTTTALTH